The stretch of DNA CGGCCTCGGTCAGAATTTCGCGCTCTTTGTCGACGGCTGCCGAATCGAGGTCTTCCTTCGTCACGGCCGAGGGACGCATCGCGGCGACATGCATCGCGATCTCTTTCGCCGTGTCGGCGTTGCCCCCTTCGACCTCGATCAGCACGCCGGTGCTGCCGGTGTGATGGGCGTAGCCGCCGGTCGGCGCGTCGATTCGGACGATCCGCGACAGGTTGAACACCTCGCGGATGCGATTGAACATGTCGAGCTTCACTTCGGCGAGCGTCTGACCCGGCTTGCTGGGCGAGGGCTGGGCGAGCAGCTCGTCAGGCGTTTTGGCCCCGGGGCCTGTGGCCAATTGCTTGGCCAGGTCGTTGGCAAATTGAATGAACTCGGCGCTGCTGGCGACCGGAGCGCTTTCGCACTGCAGTTCGACCATGGCGCCCACGCCCTTGGCCATGTCGACGTAGACCGCCACGCGGCCGGCCGAGGTTTCGCGACCGACGCGCGTCTCGGCCGTCTTGATCCCCGCCTTGCGCAGCAATTCGACGGCGGTATTCTCATCGCCCCCGGCATCCTGCAGCGCCTTCTTACAATCCATCATGGGCAGTCCG from Pirellulales bacterium encodes:
- the tsf gene encoding translation elongation factor Ts is translated as MAEITAKAVMALRERTGLPMMDCKKALQDAGGDENTAVELLRKAGIKTAETRVGRETSAGRVAVYVDMAKGVGAMVELQCESAPVASSAEFIQFANDLAKQLATGPGAKTPDELLAQPSPSKPGQTLAEVKLDMFNRIREVFNLSRIVRIDAPTGGYAHHTGSTGVLIEVEGGNADTAKEIAMHVAAMRPSAVTKEDLDSAAVDKEREILTEAARKEGKPENILAKMVEGRMKNFYADRVLSEQPFVKDDKKTVGTVAKEAAMKLKRFILWELGKS